Proteins encoded in a region of the Takifugu flavidus isolate HTHZ2018 chromosome 8, ASM371156v2, whole genome shotgun sequence genome:
- the LOC130530261 gene encoding pancreatic progenitor cell differentiation and proliferation factor B-like, producing the protein MAAIPAGGSLVATTDYYRRRIGSTSSSSSCGSSEYSGEVIPHHPGLPKQDSGHWWSSFFFGKQPGMSPLTEEKAGVSAAATNISCVAREMVMQRQASESSDAGSPASS; encoded by the exons ATGGCAGCGATTCCAGCAGGCGGGTCTCTTGTGGCGACCACCGATTACTACCGAA GGCGCATTGGCTCtacatccagcagcagctcatgtgGCAGTTCGGAGTACAGCGGCGAGGTGATCCCACACCACCCAG GGCTGCCAAAGCAGGATTCAGGTCACTGGTGGTCCAGCTTCTTCTTCGGGAAGCAACCCGGGATGAGCCCGCTGACTGAGGAGAA GGCGGGTGTCTCGGCTGCGGCGACGAACATCAGCTGCGTTGCCAGGGAGATGGTGATGCAACGTCAGGCGAGCGAGAGCAGTGATGCAGGAAGTCCCGCCTCCTCCTGA